From Chloroflexota bacterium, the proteins below share one genomic window:
- a CDS encoding iron-containing alcohol dehydrogenase: MSTETTNSMQTELRKYVSPEFVFGQGALDMVSQYAVNFGAGKALIVTDPGIRVAGWTGRVEAALQRAAIPYAIFDGLTSNPKDYCRVH, from the coding sequence ATGAGCACCGAAACGACGAATTCAATGCAGACCGAATTACGCAAGTATGTGTCGCCCGAGTTCGTGTTTGGGCAAGGCGCGCTCGACATGGTTAGTCAGTACGCCGTCAACTTTGGCGCGGGCAAGGCGCTGATCGTGACCGACCCGGGCATCCGCGTGGCGGGATGGACTGGGCGCGTGGAGGCGGCGCTGCAACGCGCCGCGATTCCGTACGCGATCTTCGACGGTCTAACGAGCAATCCCAAAGACTATTGTAGAGTCCATTAA
- a CDS encoding iron-containing alcohol dehydrogenase, which produces MQGAEFCRAEKCDLIIAIGGGSPMDCAKSIGIVSSNEKHILEFEGVDQVAIPGLPLICIPTTAGSSADVSQFAIITDTTRRVKIAIISKTLVPDVALIDPQTTTTMSPALTAATGVDALVHGFEAYVSNASSPLTDLYALEAIRLVTCHLANAVHQPHDAFARNQMMLGSLMAGLAFSNASLGLVHSMSHSLGGLLDLAHGDSNAILLEPVVAFNFHATRERYVRIGEAMGLTLRGLDAEEQKYALQRTLADLRHRVGIRQTLGELGVTQRDLPHLASAAHRDPCLATNPVQPTVAEIEKLYEQVL; this is translated from the coding sequence ATGCAAGGCGCTGAATTTTGCCGCGCTGAAAAATGTGATCTGATCATTGCGATTGGCGGCGGTAGCCCGATGGATTGCGCCAAAAGCATCGGCATCGTCTCGTCCAACGAAAAACATATTCTTGAGTTTGAAGGCGTTGACCAAGTCGCCATCCCTGGTCTGCCCCTGATCTGCATCCCCACGACTGCCGGCTCCTCCGCCGATGTTTCCCAATTCGCGATCATTACCGACACCACGCGCCGCGTCAAAATTGCCATCATCAGCAAAACGCTCGTCCCCGATGTCGCGCTGATTGACCCGCAGACGACGACGACGATGTCGCCGGCACTGACCGCCGCGACCGGCGTGGATGCGCTCGTGCATGGCTTTGAAGCATACGTCTCGAATGCCAGTTCCCCGCTCACCGATTTGTACGCCCTGGAAGCGATCCGACTGGTGACGTGTCACCTCGCGAACGCCGTGCATCAGCCGCACGATGCGTTCGCGCGCAACCAGATGATGCTGGGCAGTCTCATGGCAGGTCTTGCTTTCTCCAACGCGAGTTTAGGATTGGTTCACAGCATGAGTCACAGTCTGGGCGGTCTCTTGGATTTGGCGCATGGCGACTCCAACGCGATCTTGCTCGAGCCAGTCGTCGCCTTCAATTTCCACGCGACACGCGAGCGCTATGTTCGCATCGGAGAAGCGATGGGCTTGACGCTACGCGGGCTTGACGCCGAGGAACAAAAGTACGCGCTACAACGTACCCTCGCCGATCTTCGTCACCGCGTAGGAATCCGCCAGACCCTGGGCGAACTGGGGGTGACGCAACGAGATCTCCCTCACTTGGCAAGCGCCGCCCATCGCGATCCGTGCCTCGCAACC